A single Leptolyngbya ohadii IS1 DNA region contains:
- a CDS encoding DUF2232 domain-containing protein: MSDFSAGNPADPNPNTSSNKPTDRRSDTAGASADDLDRDFAEVEASLTIDPDAPAESSKGRKDPVRVTTPSLVMVETAFLASTASLMWLVSYYLSVGPWMRILFPLPIALVYLRWGFRASWMSAVVSGLLLSVLMGPYLSILFCVPYAFMGVQLGAMWRRGSPWLPSIAIGTLISTFGFFFRMAILSVFLGEDLWSYLTNRITDLIQWFLTFLLDRGLVGIDALSQTNVTVVQIATIAIVLFSDLVYLFTVHLAAWLLLERIGNPIPDPPHWVQVLMDEER, translated from the coding sequence ATGAGCGATTTTTCAGCAGGCAATCCGGCAGACCCTAATCCTAATACCAGTTCAAACAAGCCAACCGATCGTCGCTCAGATACAGCGGGTGCGTCGGCGGACGACCTGGATCGGGACTTTGCCGAAGTGGAAGCCAGCCTGACGATCGACCCGGATGCGCCTGCCGAGAGTTCAAAGGGACGGAAAGATCCGGTGCGTGTGACGACGCCTTCGCTGGTGATGGTAGAAACCGCCTTCCTCGCCAGTACCGCCAGTTTGATGTGGCTGGTGAGCTACTACCTTAGCGTTGGACCCTGGATGCGGATTTTATTTCCACTGCCGATCGCGCTGGTCTATTTGCGGTGGGGTTTTCGGGCATCCTGGATGTCTGCCGTGGTATCGGGGCTGCTGCTGTCGGTGCTGATGGGTCCCTATCTCAGCATTTTGTTTTGTGTGCCCTATGCCTTTATGGGCGTCCAGTTAGGGGCAATGTGGCGGCGCGGTTCACCCTGGCTTCCCTCGATCGCGATCGGCACCTTGATTTCCACCTTCGGCTTTTTCTTCCGCATGGCAATTCTCTCCGTCTTCCTGGGAGAGGATCTGTGGAGCTATCTCACCAATCGCATCACCGACTTAATTCAGTGGTTTCTCACCTTCCTGCTGGACCGGGGACTGGTCGGCATTGATGCCCTCAGCCAAACCAACGTCACCGTCGTTCAGATTGCCACGATCGCGATTGTTCTCTTCAGCGATTTAGTCTATCTCTTCACTGTCCATTTAGCCGCCTGGCTCCTCCTGGAACGCATCGGCAACCCCATTCCCGACCCGCCGCACTGGGTACAGGTGTTGATGGACGAGGAACGATAA
- the cobT gene encoding nicotinate mononucleotide-dependent phosphoribosyltransferase CobT yields the protein MLRLHTQLPQTQAWIDRHRGKPPQFVCVLGFTETGLIEGISAAGATPADRQYTAIADAEFLYCGVQASPQFPLPPLMAGASPTLITRAIVTGLQIPVLIFNAGLPHPPTVPAIDLGGIPARCLTTGRAIDQTAVEHLFQQGLRWGEKLAQQNPQGYLVIGECVVGGTTTALSVLTGLGWRVEGKINSSHPTCNHPQKWAIVQQGLDRWRSFNSSDHPFAVVAGLGDPMQIVVAGMAIAASRTNGVLLAGGTQMLAIYALARSIAQVENLCWQPEQVVVGTTRWVAEDVTGDTIGLAALLEVPLLATSLSFADSRHGQLRVYEQGYVKEGVGAGGCAIAAHLFAHWTQDNLLNAIESLLDEQQQIAAENGLMNSLG from the coding sequence ATGCTCCGCCTCCATACCCAACTTCCCCAAACCCAAGCCTGGATCGATCGCCATAGAGGCAAGCCTCCTCAGTTCGTCTGTGTGCTGGGATTCACGGAAACGGGGCTGATTGAGGGCATTTCTGCGGCAGGGGCAACACCCGCCGATCGTCAGTACACTGCCATTGCCGATGCGGAGTTTTTGTACTGCGGGGTGCAGGCAAGTCCCCAGTTTCCCTTGCCGCCGCTGATGGCAGGTGCTTCACCGACGCTAATTACCCGTGCGATCGTAACTGGGCTTCAGATTCCGGTGCTGATTTTCAATGCGGGATTACCCCATCCGCCAACGGTTCCGGCGATCGATCTGGGTGGCATTCCAGCCCGGTGTTTGACCACAGGGAGAGCGATCGATCAGACCGCTGTAGAGCATCTGTTTCAGCAGGGGTTGCGCTGGGGGGAAAAGCTGGCGCAGCAAAATCCGCAGGGTTATTTAGTCATTGGGGAATGCGTGGTCGGGGGAACGACGACGGCTCTTTCCGTACTGACCGGATTGGGCTGGCGGGTCGAAGGCAAAATTAACAGCAGTCATCCCACCTGTAACCATCCACAAAAATGGGCGATCGTGCAGCAGGGACTCGATCGCTGGCGGTCTTTTAATTCTTCCGATCATCCGTTTGCAGTCGTAGCGGGATTGGGCGACCCCATGCAGATTGTGGTGGCAGGGATGGCGATCGCAGCCAGTCGGACGAACGGTGTTCTTTTAGCCGGTGGGACGCAAATGCTGGCAATTTACGCGCTGGCACGATCGATCGCTCAGGTCGAAAACCTCTGCTGGCAGCCGGAACAGGTGGTCGTCGGCACAACGCGATGGGTAGCTGAGGATGTCACCGGAGATACGATCGGCTTGGCTGCACTGCTGGAAGTTCCGCTGCTGGCAACGAGTTTGAGTTTTGCCGATTCTCGCCATGGCCAACTGCGGGTGTACGAGCAGGGCTACGTGAAGGAAGGTGTAGGAGCAGGAGGCTGTGCCATTGCTGCCCATTTATTTGCCCACTGGACGCAGGATAACCTGCTCAACGCAATCGAATCCTTACTAGACGAACAACAGCAAATTGCTGCGGAAAACGGACTAATGAACTCGCTTGGATAA
- a CDS encoding phycobiliprotein lyase produces MLSFQDFFTACAGVWQTERTYHSVLTGEIERSHTEFRADNLDNLEKQRILTGSSDSSQQTTNANFSGIQIAIDRLIENPFSWFGFAISFATRSETGEEVAMSLKALFVPDEFVLTQPKDMKPMPLPVAAEVPLTPPGEVIQGFYLRDQGYYQPGAIAGRFTYQPTRQTLEMTTYYKNSVAVDQMRFVRPDLRLRTIVTYQRPEDDQIPASVVSLVGFGVEHKQP; encoded by the coding sequence ATGCTCAGCTTCCAAGACTTTTTTACTGCCTGTGCGGGTGTCTGGCAAACGGAAAGAACCTATCACTCGGTTTTGACAGGTGAGATTGAACGTTCCCACACTGAATTTCGTGCCGATAATCTCGATAACTTAGAAAAACAGCGAATTTTAACCGGATCATCTGATTCTTCACAGCAAACAACCAACGCTAATTTTTCTGGTATTCAAATTGCGATCGATCGCCTGATTGAAAATCCCTTTTCCTGGTTTGGCTTTGCCATTTCCTTTGCCACCCGCTCCGAAACGGGCGAAGAAGTTGCCATGAGTCTAAAAGCACTCTTCGTTCCCGATGAATTCGTCCTGACCCAGCCCAAGGACATGAAGCCCATGCCCCTCCCCGTCGCCGCCGAAGTACCCCTTACCCCCCCAGGAGAAGTCATCCAGGGATTTTATCTGCGCGATCAGGGCTACTATCAACCCGGAGCGATCGCCGGACGATTTACCTACCAGCCCACTCGCCAAACCCTGGAGATGACCACCTACTACAAAAACTCTGTTGCCGTCGATCAAATGCGCTTCGTCCGTCCCGACCTGCGCCTGCGAACGATCGTCACCTACCAGCGCCCCGAAGACGACCAGATTCCCGCCTCCGTCGTCAGCCTCGTGGGATTTGGTGTAGAGCATAAACAGCCCTGA
- a CDS encoding extracellular solute-binding protein has translation MNRRTFLTAGTLALSYALIGCSPSSDADLRVRLLENSIPAELLKEFERRVARGKDLRLLPSKQLADLFQLLQTWKPGDEAKSQGGLPLPFTNRRSAPVADVITLGDAWLTRSIQQGLLQPLRTDDLKDFQALPDSYQAFVKRDRQGQLAANGDIWAAPYRTGTLMIAYRRKDFEELGWKPQDWADLWRSELQRKISLPDSARAVMGLTLKKLGRSINADDLNAIPQLAAELEALNRQVKFYGSTDYLQPLLIGDTWAAVGWSTEILRQAKRDRRIQAVIPSSGTILTADLWVRPAEASNDATRQTLEQDWISFFWQPQIAEQLSLLSLAASPVLLKGDRASLPESLRQNQNLLPSQAVLEKSEFLLPLSEQAIAQYQQLWTSVRL, from the coding sequence ATGAACCGCCGCACCTTCCTCACCGCCGGAACCCTGGCACTCAGCTATGCCCTGATCGGATGCAGTCCTTCATCAGATGCCGATCTGCGCGTCCGGTTGCTGGAAAACTCAATTCCGGCAGAGCTACTGAAGGAATTTGAACGGCGCGTTGCCCGTGGGAAGGATTTGAGGCTGCTGCCCAGCAAACAGCTAGCGGATCTGTTTCAGCTGCTGCAAACCTGGAAGCCTGGAGATGAAGCAAAATCACAGGGCGGACTTCCTCTGCCCTTTACCAATCGCCGCTCGGCTCCCGTTGCAGACGTAATCACCCTGGGAGATGCGTGGCTCACCCGATCGATTCAGCAAGGACTGCTCCAGCCCCTCCGAACCGATGATTTGAAGGACTTTCAGGCACTCCCCGATTCCTATCAGGCATTTGTGAAGCGCGATCGCCAGGGACAGCTTGCTGCCAATGGGGATATCTGGGCAGCCCCCTATCGTACCGGGACGCTGATGATTGCCTACCGACGCAAGGATTTTGAGGAATTAGGCTGGAAACCTCAGGATTGGGCGGATCTGTGGCGATCGGAATTGCAGCGCAAGATTTCTCTACCGGACAGTGCCCGTGCAGTGATGGGTCTGACGCTGAAGAAATTAGGGCGATCGATCAATGCAGACGATCTGAACGCTATTCCGCAGCTTGCAGCAGAGCTAGAGGCACTGAATCGGCAGGTGAAATTCTACGGCTCTACCGACTATTTGCAGCCGCTCCTCATCGGCGATACCTGGGCAGCGGTGGGCTGGTCTACGGAGATCCTGCGCCAAGCAAAACGCGATCGACGCATTCAAGCCGTGATTCCTTCCAGTGGAACAATCCTGACTGCGGATCTATGGGTGCGTCCTGCCGAAGCCTCGAATGATGCTACGCGCCAAACCCTTGAACAGGACTGGATCAGCTTCTTTTGGCAACCCCAAATCGCAGAGCAGCTTTCCCTTTTAAGTCTGGCGGCTTCTCCCGTTTTGCTAAAGGGCGATCGCGCCTCGCTACCCGAATCCCTGCGGCAAAACCAAAACCTGCTGCCGTCTCAAGCCGTTCTGGAAAAAAGTGAATTTCTGCTGCCCTTAAGTGAGCAGGCGATCGCGCAATACCAGCAGCTTTGGACTAGCGTGCGATTGTAG
- a CDS encoding NIL domain-containing protein codes for MTSLKSFSSPNFSFEADDRQNAQTRIRIRIPKRYHQEPIISNLITQHGLTVNIQAALLGANARDDGWFDLELRGPVAQIESALIYLNDLDLEIWHDRNEDGW; via the coding sequence ATGACCTCTCTCAAATCCTTCAGTTCCCCCAACTTTTCGTTCGAGGCGGACGATCGCCAAAATGCTCAGACTCGAATTCGCATCCGGATTCCGAAGCGCTACCACCAGGAGCCAATTATTTCTAACCTGATCACCCAGCATGGTCTGACGGTCAATATTCAGGCAGCTTTACTGGGTGCGAATGCTCGTGATGATGGCTGGTTTGACCTGGAACTGCGCGGACCCGTTGCCCAGATCGAAAGTGCCCTGATCTATCTCAACGACCTCGACCTGGAAATCTGGCACGATCGCAACGAAGACGGCTGGTAA
- a CDS encoding TldD/PmbA family protein, protein MPTHLADAKNLLADLIARYRSQVDYLAIRLEEAEGTDILLRSNRIETLSEGISIGGQVRACYKGGWGFASFNRLSSLKDRIEEAIAAARLVGDEETLLAPVETIQDIRQLPLTGTDPRHISLARKKDLCSHYAEILRSVDDRIATTSVRYGDSAQRIILATSDGTMIEQSWVDLEMRFAATARNGETVQTGRETTGSRKAYEDLEQLDSQVRSAAQRAVEALALPPVKGNTYTVVIDPILSGLFVHEAFGHLSEADMIYENPDLMEVMTVGRRFGPKELQIYDGAAPEGHRGSYFYDDEGVPATTTQLIQDGVLVGRLHSRETAGKLGETPTGNARCLSYHFPPIVRMTNTWIARGNTPVDRLFEGIEEGVYARNWLGGMTNGEMFTFAAGEAWMIRNGKLAEPVRDVNLSGNVFTTLADIEAIGDDFYWDESGGCGKGGQSGLPVGCGGPSLRIRDVVVGGEAAEE, encoded by the coding sequence ATGCCGACCCACCTGGCTGACGCAAAAAATCTGCTAGCTGACCTGATCGCCCGCTACCGATCGCAGGTCGATTACCTGGCAATTCGGCTTGAAGAAGCAGAAGGTACCGATATCCTTCTTCGCAGCAACCGGATTGAAACCCTGAGTGAAGGTATCTCCATTGGCGGACAGGTGCGAGCCTGCTACAAAGGCGGCTGGGGTTTTGCCAGCTTTAATCGCCTCTCTAGCCTCAAAGATCGAATTGAGGAAGCGATCGCCGCAGCCCGGTTAGTGGGCGACGAGGAAACCCTGCTGGCTCCCGTAGAAACAATCCAGGATATCCGCCAGCTCCCCCTCACGGGAACCGACCCTCGCCACATTTCCCTGGCACGCAAGAAAGATCTGTGCAGCCACTATGCTGAAATCCTCAGAAGTGTAGACGATCGCATTGCCACCACCTCCGTTCGCTATGGCGACAGTGCCCAGCGGATTATCCTCGCCACATCCGACGGCACGATGATCGAGCAGTCCTGGGTGGATCTGGAAATGCGCTTTGCTGCCACTGCCCGCAACGGCGAAACCGTCCAGACTGGACGCGAAACCACGGGTTCTCGCAAGGCTTACGAAGATTTGGAACAGCTCGACTCCCAGGTCAGAAGTGCGGCACAGCGAGCGGTGGAAGCTCTGGCACTGCCTCCCGTCAAAGGCAACACCTATACCGTCGTGATTGACCCGATCCTGTCGGGCTTGTTTGTCCACGAGGCATTTGGGCATTTGTCCGAAGCGGACATGATCTACGAAAACCCTGACCTGATGGAAGTCATGACCGTAGGGCGGCGGTTTGGTCCCAAGGAACTGCAAATCTATGACGGTGCAGCTCCCGAAGGGCATCGCGGCAGCTATTTCTACGACGACGAAGGCGTACCCGCCACCACGACCCAACTGATTCAGGACGGAGTGCTGGTGGGACGGCTCCACTCGCGCGAAACCGCAGGCAAGCTCGGAGAAACCCCGACCGGAAACGCCCGCTGCCTCAGCTACCACTTCCCGCCGATCGTCCGCATGACCAACACCTGGATCGCGAGAGGTAATACCCCGGTCGATCGCCTGTTTGAAGGCATTGAGGAAGGAGTTTATGCCCGGAACTGGCTCGGCGGCATGACAAACGGCGAAATGTTCACCTTTGCGGCAGGGGAAGCCTGGATGATTCGCAACGGCAAACTTGCCGAACCCGTGCGCGACGTGAATCTGTCCGGCAATGTCTTCACCACCCTGGCAGACATCGAGGCGATCGGCGACGACTTCTACTGGGATGAATCCGGCGGCTGCGGCAAGGGAGGACAGAGCGGCTTACCTGTAGGCTGTGGCGGTCCCAGCCTGCGAATCCGGGATGTCGTTGTGGGCGGCGAAGCAGCAGAAGAATAG
- a CDS encoding histidine phosphatase family protein: MSLKLYFLRHGETPYSQNGGYCGELDPDLTTEGHLMAAAFAEAYQNMDWKALYVSPMKRTIATARPLSEAIGLEMQLRDGLKEIRYGKWEGRTLEEVQAEFHDEYVNWLTEPAWNPPTGGETAVQIASRASLVITEIEETYPDGNVLIVSHKATIRIMLCSLLGIDLGRYRDRINALAGSVSVIKFGKYGPLLEILGDRSYMDKTLRDRPGT, translated from the coding sequence ATGAGCCTGAAGCTTTACTTTTTGCGCCACGGCGAAACTCCCTACAGTCAAAATGGCGGCTACTGCGGCGAACTGGACCCCGACCTGACCACAGAAGGACATTTAATGGCGGCGGCTTTTGCAGAAGCGTATCAAAACATGGACTGGAAAGCTCTCTATGTCAGCCCGATGAAACGCACGATCGCGACTGCCAGACCCCTGAGTGAGGCGATCGGCTTGGAAATGCAGCTTCGAGATGGCTTGAAGGAAATTCGCTATGGCAAATGGGAAGGCAGAACCCTGGAGGAAGTGCAGGCAGAATTTCACGATGAATATGTGAACTGGCTCACCGAACCCGCGTGGAATCCGCCTACGGGGGGCGAAACTGCCGTGCAAATTGCCAGCCGCGCCTCACTCGTGATTACCGAAATTGAGGAAACCTATCCGGACGGGAATGTGCTGATTGTGTCCCACAAAGCCACGATTCGGATCATGCTCTGTAGCTTGCTGGGAATTGATCTGGGACGCTATCGCGATCGGATTAACGCCCTGGCGGGTTCGGTGAGCGTAATCAAGTTTGGCAAGTATGGTCCCCTGCTGGAGATTCTGGGCGATCGATCCTACATGGACAAAACCCTGCGCGATCGCCCCGGAACCTGA
- a CDS encoding MBL fold metallo-hydrolase: MPQTPAPLSPVPICDSWFSTQKISDRLYLVTEPHYYWFNRANLWLIKGQKQDLLIDTGLGVSSLRQYIASLIDKPLLAIASHIHFDHAGGMHEFDRRAIHAAEASALRTGDDYEALCKPEQGWVRQEDFHCLPHAGFTVEQYTLHGTEPTDILNEGDVLDLGDRAFEVMHLPGHSPGCIALYDPQAKELFSGDVVYDGELLDQLHCSHVPTYVSTFERLQKLPVEAVYPGHYTVFGRERYHQILDEYLAAKRQPGCPSELRQIRMQSA, from the coding sequence ATGCCTCAAACTCCTGCCCCCCTTTCCCCAGTCCCTATCTGCGATAGCTGGTTCTCGACGCAAAAAATCTCCGATCGCCTTTACCTGGTTACCGAGCCACACTACTACTGGTTTAACCGGGCAAATTTGTGGCTGATTAAGGGGCAAAAGCAGGACTTACTGATTGATACAGGCTTGGGCGTTTCCAGTCTGCGACAGTATATTGCTTCTTTAATCGATAAGCCGCTGCTTGCCATTGCCTCCCACATTCACTTTGACCACGCAGGCGGAATGCACGAGTTCGATCGCCGTGCCATCCATGCCGCCGAAGCGTCTGCCCTGCGAACGGGGGACGACTACGAAGCCCTGTGCAAACCAGAACAGGGGTGGGTGCGGCAGGAAGATTTTCACTGTCTACCCCATGCCGGATTCACGGTTGAGCAATACACGCTGCACGGTACAGAACCAACTGATATTCTTAACGAAGGCGACGTTCTGGACTTGGGCGATCGTGCCTTTGAAGTGATGCATTTGCCAGGACATTCTCCGGGCTGCATTGCCCTTTACGATCCCCAGGCAAAGGAGCTATTTTCCGGCGATGTCGTCTACGACGGCGAACTGCTGGATCAGCTCCACTGTAGCCATGTGCCCACCTATGTTTCAACCTTCGAGAGGCTGCAAAAGCTGCCCGTTGAAGCGGTCTACCCGGGACATTACACAGTCTTCGGCAGGGAACGCTATCACCAAATTTTGGATGAATATCTGGCTGCAAAGCGTCAGCCTGGCTGTCCCTCCGAGCTGCGTCAAATCAGGATGCAATCCGCTTAG
- a CDS encoding ABC transporter substrate-binding protein — protein sequence MQNPMQRRDFLKWASLFSASAALPNLLAACNTQPSDQTNAGGNAADTKPLTVGVQPWAGFLGQYIALDRNFFSAEGVTVKEEYFQVATDTNTALAAGRVDLAWVGIPDLMTLVAQNPSLKILMVSDYSNGADGILGRNLSRASDLRGKKVAREDAPYAKIFLGSYLKQAGLSEKDVEVVSLSASDAATAFAAGQVDAATTYEPWLSKIVQEGKGQIIFTSKDTNIIPNGLAASAEVIASRRDDIVKYLRAIDRALAFSRTNASEANEICAKKLGVTAAEIPPQLAGIRVFDVKGNQDGPMNLDSPYSLVRSLQSGEQIITSLGLTSKPIDAAQLVDDSLVKSL from the coding sequence ATGCAGAATCCAATGCAAAGAAGAGACTTCCTTAAGTGGGCCAGCCTGTTTTCGGCGAGTGCTGCTTTGCCTAATTTACTGGCAGCATGCAATACTCAGCCTTCTGACCAAACCAATGCAGGTGGCAATGCAGCCGATACTAAACCGCTGACCGTTGGCGTGCAGCCTTGGGCGGGGTTTCTGGGTCAATACATTGCGCTAGACAGGAATTTCTTCAGTGCTGAAGGCGTAACGGTCAAGGAAGAATACTTCCAGGTCGCAACCGATACAAATACTGCCCTTGCCGCTGGACGGGTAGACCTCGCCTGGGTCGGCATTCCTGACCTGATGACTCTGGTCGCGCAAAACCCCTCGCTGAAGATTCTCATGGTATCGGACTATTCCAACGGGGCAGACGGCATTCTAGGACGCAATTTGAGTCGGGCATCGGATCTGCGCGGCAAAAAGGTTGCCCGTGAGGATGCGCCCTACGCCAAAATTTTCCTGGGCAGCTATCTGAAGCAGGCAGGACTCAGCGAAAAGGATGTGGAAGTAGTCTCCCTCTCTGCCAGCGATGCGGCAACGGCATTTGCAGCGGGACAGGTGGATGCCGCCACCACCTACGAACCCTGGCTCAGTAAAATTGTGCAGGAGGGCAAGGGGCAAATTATCTTTACCTCCAAGGACACCAACATTATTCCCAACGGACTGGCAGCCAGTGCCGAGGTGATCGCTTCCCGCCGGGACGACATTGTGAAATATTTGCGGGCGATCGATCGTGCCCTTGCCTTCTCCAGAACCAACGCTAGCGAAGCGAACGAAATCTGCGCCAAAAAATTGGGCGTCACGGCAGCAGAAATTCCGCCTCAGCTCGCAGGCATTAGAGTTTTTGATGTGAAGGGCAACCAGGACGGTCCAATGAATCTGGACAGCCCCTATAGCCTGGTACGCAGCCTGCAATCCGGTGAGCAGATTATTACTAGCCTGGGCTTAACCTCTAAACCGATCGATGCTGCCCAGCTAGTAGACGACTCCCTGGTGAAATCGCTGTAG
- a CDS encoding L-threonylcarbamoyladenylate synthase: MATVYKLHSETPQMRRIEKIRDALRQGAVMLYPTDTVYAIGCDLNAKSAIERVRKLKQLSSDKPLTFLCPSLSDIAQYAIVSDAAYRLIRHLIPGPYTFLLPATKLVPRLVQDPKRKTTGIRVPHHAICQALLESLGNPVISTSAPTVVHAQDRHIDPAELFDQLDKQVDIIIDDQSPVNDQVSTILDLTQAEPRVIRKGLGWEAVADFDLEMEPS; encoded by the coding sequence ATGGCAACGGTCTATAAACTGCACTCAGAAACCCCCCAGATGCGACGGATTGAAAAAATTCGCGATGCGTTGCGTCAGGGAGCCGTGATGCTGTATCCCACCGATACAGTGTATGCGATCGGCTGCGACCTCAATGCCAAGTCCGCAATTGAACGGGTGAGAAAGCTAAAGCAGTTGTCTAGTGATAAGCCCCTCACGTTCCTCTGTCCTTCTCTGTCTGACATTGCCCAGTATGCGATCGTCAGCGATGCCGCCTATCGGCTGATTCGTCACCTGATTCCTGGACCCTATACCTTTCTGCTGCCTGCAACCAAGCTGGTGCCGCGACTGGTGCAAGACCCGAAGCGCAAAACCACCGGAATTCGGGTTCCCCATCATGCCATCTGTCAGGCATTGCTGGAAAGTTTGGGCAATCCGGTGATTTCTACTTCTGCGCCAACGGTTGTCCATGCTCAGGATCGGCATATCGATCCGGCGGAACTTTTCGACCAGCTTGATAAGCAAGTGGATATCATTATCGACGACCAATCTCCGGTCAATGATCAGGTGTCTACCATTTTGGATTTAACGCAGGCAGAACCCAGAGTGATCCGCAAAGGGCTGGGCTGGGAAGCAGTTGCGGATTTTGACCTGGAGATGGAGCCGTCATAA
- the larC gene encoding nickel pincer cofactor biosynthesis protein LarC, which translates to MTKLAYFDCPTGLSGDMCLGALVHAGVPLNYLVETLEKLGISEEYKLWADLVQRNGQQATKVFVELVSGSHSHPHPSDHPPHPVHSSDHAHSNHAADSHAAAHSSDSSPDSSADFNHSHSHSPARNLPQIEALIRSAHLPPRTEAWSLAVFRRLAEAEAAVHGIPPEQVHFHEVGATDAIVDIVGTCAGLDWLGVDGIYCSALPIGGGTVWAAHGRLPVPAPAVLKLWEMRQVPVYSNGIDRELVTPTGAALVTTLADRFGAPPPMILQKVGLGAGSRDLPIPNILRLWVGTSDNAETGRIAQVVDRSLHQGSTHHQDFTHHQGSTYQEPDHPLGQQETVTVLETQIDDLTPQAIGYVMEQLLQAGALDVFTQPVGMKKSRPGLLLTVICRPEQTADCEAIVFQETTTLGIRRSQQARTALHREIETVTTVHGAVRVKVARLASGAVANVQPEYEDCVQIARQTQQPWREIHRLALASWYKLSSVH; encoded by the coding sequence ATGACGAAGCTAGCTTACTTTGATTGCCCAACAGGTCTATCCGGGGATATGTGCCTGGGTGCGCTGGTTCATGCGGGCGTGCCGCTCAACTATTTAGTCGAAACGCTGGAAAAATTGGGCATTTCAGAAGAATACAAGCTCTGGGCAGATCTCGTGCAGCGGAATGGGCAACAGGCAACGAAAGTTTTTGTCGAGCTGGTGTCAGGCTCCCACTCTCACCCTCATCCTTCTGATCACCCACCCCACCCCGTCCACAGCTCCGATCACGCGCATTCCAACCACGCTGCCGATTCCCATGCCGCAGCCCATAGCTCAGATTCCAGCCCAGATTCCAGCGCAGATTTCAACCATTCTCACAGCCATTCTCCTGCTCGCAACCTTCCCCAAATCGAAGCTCTAATTCGATCGGCACATTTGCCGCCCCGCACAGAAGCCTGGAGTCTGGCGGTTTTTCGTCGGCTAGCGGAAGCAGAAGCAGCGGTTCACGGCATTCCACCAGAGCAGGTTCACTTTCACGAAGTCGGTGCAACGGATGCGATCGTGGATATTGTGGGTACCTGTGCCGGACTCGATTGGCTGGGGGTTGATGGAATCTACTGCTCTGCCTTACCGATCGGTGGGGGAACGGTTTGGGCTGCCCACGGTCGTCTCCCCGTTCCGGCTCCAGCAGTCCTTAAGCTGTGGGAAATGCGTCAGGTTCCGGTTTACAGCAACGGCATCGATCGAGAACTAGTAACGCCCACGGGAGCCGCCCTGGTGACAACGCTTGCCGATCGCTTTGGCGCACCGCCTCCCATGATTTTGCAGAAGGTGGGCTTAGGGGCAGGATCGCGAGATTTACCGATCCCCAATATCCTCAGACTCTGGGTGGGCACTTCAGACAATGCGGAAACGGGCAGAATAGCGCAGGTCGTTGATCGATCGCTGCATCAAGGCTCTACTCATCATCAAGACTTTACTCATCATCAAGGCTCTACTTATCAGGAACCTGACCATCCTTTAGGACAGCAGGAAACCGTCACCGTCCTGGAAACCCAGATAGATGACCTCACGCCCCAGGCGATCGGCTATGTCATGGAGCAGCTGCTTCAGGCGGGGGCGCTGGATGTATTTACCCAGCCCGTAGGCATGAAAAAATCTCGTCCGGGTCTCCTGCTAACGGTCATCTGTCGTCCAGAACAAACAGCTGACTGCGAGGCGATCGTCTTTCAGGAAACCACAACCCTGGGAATCCGACGATCGCAGCAGGCAAGAACGGCACTGCATCGAGAAATAGAGACAGTTACAACAGTTCATGGAGCGGTGCGCGTCAAAGTTGCGCGATTGGCTTCTGGAGCAGTTGCAAATGTTCAGCCAGAGTATGAGGACTGTGTTCAGATTGCGCGTCAAACCCAGCAGCCCTGGCGAGAAATTCATCGGCTGGCTCTGGCAAGCTGGTACAAACTCAGCAGCGTTCACTGA
- a CDS encoding ATP-binding protein, giving the protein MISISLRPSGRKCGTVSFASTLHLCPILDLLLADVPLKWQPELRLGLQEALVNAAKHGNNLDPSKIILVEFFVLEDQYWWVISDQGSGFVPDCCCGGSDFSEYNISEFDECGRGLYILHQVFDQVNWNHEGTELRLCKQFKSRSRLLR; this is encoded by the coding sequence GTGATTTCCATCTCACTGCGTCCAAGTGGTCGCAAGTGTGGCACGGTAAGCTTTGCCTCTACTCTTCATTTGTGCCCCATTTTGGATTTGCTGCTGGCAGATGTTCCCCTCAAGTGGCAGCCAGAACTGCGCTTAGGCTTGCAGGAAGCGTTAGTCAACGCCGCGAAGCACGGCAACAATCTTGACCCCAGCAAAATTATCCTGGTTGAGTTTTTTGTCCTAGAAGATCAGTACTGGTGGGTCATTTCCGACCAGGGAAGTGGCTTTGTGCCGGATTGCTGCTGTGGAGGGTCAGATTTTAGCGAGTACAACATCAGTGAGTTTGATGAGTGTGGTCGCGGTCTATACATTCTGCATCAAGTGTTTGATCAGGTCAATTGGAACCACGAAGGAACCGAGCTGAGACTCTGCAAGCAGTTTAAGAGCCGTTCTCGACTGCTCCGCTAA